The Leishmania panamensis strain MHOM/PA/94/PSC-1 chromosome 32 sequence genome window below encodes:
- a CDS encoding hypothetical protein (TriTrypDB/GeneDB-style sysID: LpmP.32.1970): MSAGAFHTMSRLSDKNSEMTVSLTHSGESVARKGSLGAVTAVDIDPMSDSGHARMPSSKSSGPGSSMKARSLAAGQVNRIVDGALPEGISVSRDARIALQKCATISFFYLACLGDSSRKATGSTRTTLNVQDIRGAMEAAGMAHLLPLMSMAAKRGRD; this comes from the coding sequence ATGAGCGCAGGGGCGTTTCACACAATGTCTCGCCTTTCCGACAAAAACAGCGAAATGACTGTGTCTCTGACACACTCAGGCGAGAGTGTTGCGCGAAAGGGTTCTTTGGGTGCTGTGACTGCCGTGGATATAGACCCCATGAGTGATAGCGGACACGCTCGCATGCCGAGCTCCAAATCTAGCGGGCCTGGCTCGTCGATGAAGGCGCGCAGCCTGGCGGCTGGTCAGGTTAACCGAATAGTGGATGGGGCACTGCCTGAGGGGATATCCGTGTCGCGTGACGCGCGCATAGCGCTGCAGAAGTGCGCCACAATCTCATTTTTCTACCTTGCTTGCCTGGGTGATTCCAGTCGCAAGGCCACGGGATCCACTCGCACCACGTTGAACGTGCAGGACATCCGCGGAGccatggaggcggcggggATGGCGCACCTCTTGCCCCTCATGTCAATGGCAGCGAAGCGCGGACGGGACTGA
- a CDS encoding hypothetical protein (TriTrypDB/GeneDB-style sysID: LpmP.32.1990): MTTLASALLTLTPSRFTDLVHSLVRVHFSIQPPSTGIQVKTPSSYEAAEVLTSLLTVSRLEHYMRDPSIAPLQLSEETLAASADDVVSLHSLSILASALEASVVAFSSTNVALVQEASTALPGQAGRNVHEPKEDGQHMSQAGVEASAWRGEKVVAYSSLLIHLVHAFTECLAVLTESSFSGSRASFVRMDLLLLAVFSLMKVADVCAYKAGRSSPGDGATAACVERFSAENVAEQLQCLCLQLSVVCHRLSSSMVMTWTTSERKLDHFRGIPFLWFVVRQATQLRMQMQVLNTAPPFAGCVAALQNLIFIYYVSILRCVIAADSASMNAHCSDVTPRVDERGTARAVETSAQPDRRAAASACLTGAEKVQLAKHVELLWADMKPKPVISPAELSDLQHRTVHTALNVSLATWWKSAAATAASAFPSTSYWSQRPQHMATLLGSYNSLLAECRAALPVLSAYSAAQTAALPSETATASSVSSSLSWFVPFHSRLIRVGLDLQVEATVLAALHLGIEPRAPPTPATPIAKWIASRHRQRLRRRGASGGAESKVMPNDAAGAGGSWGRVYRLCGGVRVAATELLYSAIEEVCCRVEERPLSKATSSSLSPPLHPSASRRPSLSSTTCANSGGVGSTSALAVALVNSVSRTFFAVPRMQYLFGYYTDATYTDRAAEEECRRVYAACLGVLVWLRELAPPFGVRAGEPPVARLVPPSSDVVRAAAGCHEPRAEDWLVCGTTSAIAMDGAFFVTYYLYHWPGQTGHPAGVSSAHGPQAERTAHDVALSFDGVFNGVPGPSISPLLTGATAVEYTKEMLFRLQHDTARQLRHLRATGRLHYFTGELQDKTKLLKDSTLRQRHVTSTLSVVQAHRKQPTLLWMPLGQAQEMVFLFDQYPRLFRCIDPAPSHGIRGVANEESDGGVMPPDGLREYPKVHVGDITCTFARVHGYLVKRLHVLSGILREYRSILLESSLHGAIDSHTISHGPSASVVAPMTSSFRGRLLDNATHSPQLEMHRRNNYEWAHVWAMQLHEEFPRLPARMEGAPRWSSGVMQMLERMERTMNDTHKQGLFINVVKSQQQYRELQRARSASPLPLPAEEAVLVDRTKGTSIEGPQVRDVVVQRDSERVPLGVVLDGDAKILRVQTMVTRPSGVADNSDEAEGDLLVSPFACALAQQQQEGQRLPGVSYRVGSFADVVGWRVLRVDGTAVYTGRDVAAQVRGKTEFTVTLQSFLGTQ; encoded by the coding sequence ATGACCACACTAGCCTCAGCACTGCTGACACTCACACCATCGCGCTTCACGGACCTTGTGCACAGTCTTGTGCGTGTTCACTTCTCTATCCAGCCCCCGTCTACAGGGATTCAGGTGAAGACGCCTTCTTCGTATGAGGCCGCTGAGGTGCTCACTTCGCTGCTCACCGTTTCACGACTCGAACACTACATGAGGGACCCGTCTATTGCGCCGCTTCAGTTATCGGAAGAGACGCTGGCCGCTTCGGCTGACGATGTTGTCAGTCTTCACTCGCTGTCCATTCTCGCCTCTGCGCTCGAGGCAAGCGTAGTTGCCTTTTCCAGCACCAACGTGGCATTGGTACAGGAAGCCAGCACTGCGTTACCTGGACAAGCAGGGCGCAATGTGCACGAGCCGAAGGAAGATGGTCAGCACATGTCGCAGGCAGGGGTAGAGGCGTCGGCGTGGCGCGGCGAGAAGGTAGTTGCGTACAGCAGTCTTCTTATCCACCTCGTACACGCATTCACTGAATGCCTCGCTGTTCTGACCGAGTCATCTTTTTCCGGGTCGCGTGCAAGCTTTGTTCGAATGGATCTGCTATTACTTGCTGTGTTCTCACTGATGAAGGTTGCAGACGTGTGCGCCTACAAGGCAGGGAGGTCGTCAccaggcgacggcgccacggctgcgTGTGTAGAGAGGTTCAGTGCAGAAAAtgtggcggagcagctgcagtgcttgTGTCTTCAACTGAGTGTAGTGTGCCATCGTCTATCTTCGTCGATGGTGATGACGTGGACAACTTCTGAGAGGAAACTGGATCATTTTCGTGGCATCCCCTTCCTCTGGTTTGTCGTGAGGCAGGCAACGCAGCTTCGGATGCAGATGCAGGTGCTAAACACCGCGCCACCGTTCGCCGGGTGTGTGGCGGCTCTGCAAAACCTCATTTTCATCTATTACGTTTCCATTCTGCGGTGCGTTATTGCCGCGGATAGCGCATCAATGAATGCTCATTGTAGCGATGTGACCCCACGCGTcgacgagagagggacggcGAGAGCGGTAGAGACGAGCGCACAGCCGGACCGCAGGGCAGCTGCCTCAGCGTGTTTGACGGGAGCCGAGAAGGTGCAACTGGCAAAGCATGTGGAGTTGCTCTGGGCGGACATGAAGCCAAAACCAGTGATCTCCCCCGCAGAGCTAAGTGATTTGCAACATCGCACCGTGCACACCGCTCTGAATGTCAGTTTAGCAACGTGGTGGAagtccgctgctgctactgcggcATCTGCGTTCCCCTCAACGTCTTACTGGAGCCAGAGGCCACAGCATATGGCCACTCTCCTAGGCAGCTACAACTCTCTTTTGGCGGAGTGCAGGGCGGCTCTTCCAGTCCTCTCCGCCTACAGTGCCGCTCAAacggctgcgctgccttcGGAGACCGCAACAGCGTCATCTGTGTCGTCCAGTCTTTCGTGGTTTGTGCCGTTTCATAGTCGTCTTATCCGTGTTGGGCTGGACCTACAAGTGGAGGCAACCGTCTTAGCCGCACTTCATCTTGGGATTGAGCCACGCGCACCGCCCACCCCGGCCACCCCAATCGCGAAGTGGATTGCGTCACGCCATAGACAGCGCCTTCGACGCCGCGGTGCATCTGGCGGTGCCGAAAGTAAAGTGATGCCAAATgatgctgctggtgctggcggaTCGTGGGGGCGTGTGTACCGGTTATgcggcggtgtgcgtgttgccGCAACGGAGCTTCTCTACAGCGCCATTGAAGAAGTTTGCTGTCGCGTGGAAGAGAGGCCGCTCTCGAAGGCGACCAGCAGTTCTTTGAGCCCTCCACTACACCCATCAGCGTCGCGGCGGCCTTCTTTGTCTTCCACCACATGTGCCaacagcggtggcgtgggCAGTACCTCCGCTCTGGCTGTGGCGCTCGTGAACTCTGTCTCCCGCACATTTTTTGCAGTGCCGCGAATGCAGTACCTTTTCGGATACTATACGGACGCTACATACACCGACCGGGCTGCCGAGGAAGAGTGCCGCCGAGTGTATGCTGCGTGCCTCGGCGTGCTGGTATGGCTGCGTGAGCTGGCCCCCCCCTTTGGCGTCCGTGCCGGTGAGCCTCCGGTGGCGCGATTGGTGCCGCCCTCTTCGGACGTTgttcgcgccgctgctgggtgTCACGAGCCTCGTGCGGAAGACTGGCTGGTCTGCGGCACCACATCGGCCATTGCTATGGATGGCGCCTTTTTTGTTACCTACTACCTCTACCACTGGCCGGGACAAACAGGGCACCCCGCTGGCGTGTCCTCTGCCCATGGCCCCCAGGCTGAGCGGACAGCGCATGACGTCGCGCTGTCCTTCGACGGTGTGTTCAATGGGGTGCCAGGCCCCTCTATTAGCCCACTTCTCACTGGTGCCACAGCGGTGGAGTACACGAAGGAGATGCTCTTCCGGCTACAGCACGACACGGCACgtcagctgcggcacctgcgcgcgACAGGCCGTCTCCACTACTTCACTGGGGAGCTGCAGGACAAGACAAAGCTTCTCAAGGACTCGACTCTGCGTCAGCGCCACGTCACCTCGACGCTGTCTGTGGTTCAGGCTCACCGCAAGCAGCCAACGCTGTTGTGGATGCCTTTGGGTCAAGCACAGGAGATGGTGTTTCTATTCGATCAATACCCGCGGCTCTTTCGGTGCATTGACCCCGCACCCAGCCACGGCATTCGCGGTGTCGCCAACGAGGAAAGCGATGGCGGAGTGATGCCACCTGATGGATTACGTGAGTACCCGAAAGTGCATGTGGGTGACATCACATGCACGTTCGCACGCGTGCATGGGTACCTTGTGAAGCGCCTGCACGTCTTGAGCGGCATCCTGCGCGAGTACCGGAGCATCCTGCTGGAGTCATCCCTACACGGCGCAATCGACTCGCATACCATCAGCCATGGGCCTTCTGCTTCAGTAGTGGCACCCATGACGTCCTCTTTCCGAGGTCGGCTGCTGGACAACGCCACGCACTCCCCGCAACTGGAGATGCATCGCCGCAATAATTACGAATGGGCCCATGTGTgggcgatgcagctgcatGAGGAGTTCCCTCGGCTTCCGGCACGGATGGAGGGTGCGCCGCGGTGGTCTAGTGGCGTCATGCAGATGCTGGAGAGGATGGAAAGGACCATGAACGACACGCACAAGCAGGGTCTATTTATCAACGTGGTTAagtcacagcagcagtaccgcgagctgcagcgtgcgcgcTCGGCGTCACCTTTGCCACTGCCTGCCGAGGAGGCCGTTTTAGTGGATCGAACGAAAGGCACCAGCATTGAGGGGCCGCAGGTGCGCGACGTAGTAGTGCAGCGGGATTCGGAGCGCGTTCCACTCGGCGTGGTTctcgacggcgacgcgaAGATTTTGCGTGTGCAGACGATGGTGACTAGACCATCAGGAGTGGCTGATAACAGTGATGAGGCCGAAGGGGATCTGCTCGTATCCCCCTTTGCCTGTGCActagcgcagcagcagcaggaggggcAACGCCTGCCTGGCGTATCGTACCGCGTCGGCAGTTTTGCGGATGTCGTGGGCTGGCGTGTTTTGCGAGTGGATGGTACTGCTGTGTACACAGGCCGTGATGTGGCTGCGCAGGTGCGAGGCAAAACTGAGTTCACTGTCACGCTGCAATCCTTCTTAGGAACCCAGTAA
- a CDS encoding hypothetical protein (TriTrypDB/GeneDB-style sysID: LpmP.32.2000): MHDYQYNLEVVSVVPDKVLTGTADGLRHKLILHCSQRDATMDCTVTPSTFEVRNAPALEYVSISLVALDDAGGTQRVEASLAEPLLVGGLHRIVGAEWVALSSTSLVDSVAEASSPVCRVFVVWSMTRMDGCPVRTNNVETSLTETPLPEPAPAMSPLMASLCVPSSEKDCSSPNRFNSTQRDVAAELQSAQANTLKVTATAAPTTTTTTNTFAATSAARPHPWRSRAVDGLGLPTLSGVGYSVAISSPLIAVEAPSYRGSRWTESTIGPLSTDVSSLSVLISRLVLDSSVANPEISAAGQTARVSIALDEEQEESQQRPVNDCGDACRAPSDHAGGFTAAAHDPLHRGSAADVESSRGASATSALSGLVEPQVGGLQDAVLEQFPFCSVSLTSKAEMAASSPDAPMSVLAVESSANTAHVEEGAQDTDASTAHADFLQLDPAFAVTDARAVTRVDYYASSTQAIGAVPLQTRLQNLYTVPSPQVLDRLKDQLAPPSLSPSSSTAEREPVTSHGLWGERPRPISFSRSVGSSGSAQEEIRREHEARRSCGALLTGLQIDDRDSSASLLTSSLALVKGHYVEARTESALSLLRWQALEGLRRRLIMY, from the coding sequence ATGCACGACTATCAATACAAcctggaggtggtgagtgTGGTCCCGGACAAGGTGCTCACCGGTACCGCGGACGGGCTTCGACACAAACTCATCCTTCACTGCTCCCAGCGCGATGCGACGATGGACTGCACCGTCACACCGTCTACGTTCGAAGTGCGCAATGCACCCGCCCTGGAGTACGTTTCAATCTCACTTGTGGCCCTCGATGACGCAGGCGGTACCCAGCGGGTCGAGGCGAGCTTGGCGGAGCCTCTCCTCGTAGGCGGTCTACATCGCATTGTTGGTGCAGAGTGGGTGGCTTTAAGCTCCACATCTCTTGTCGACTCCGTCGCCGAGGCATCCTCGCCTGTGTGTCGCGTCTTTGTAGTTTGGTCGATGACGCGAATGGATGGCTGTCCAGTAAGGACGAACAATGTGGAAACCTCGCTGACAGAGACGCCGCTTCCGGAGCCAGCCCCAGCCATGTCACCCCTCATGGCGTCGCTTTGCGTGCCATCTTCTGAGAAGGACTGCTCGTCGCCGAATCGTTTCAACTCAACGCAACGAGATGTAGCTGCGGAGCTTCAGAGCGCACAGGCAAATACACTCAAGGTGactgccacagcagcacctaCAACAACGACTACCACCAACACATTCGCCGCCACCAGTGCTGCCCGACCTCACCCATGGCGCTCTCGTGCCGTCGATGGATTGGGTCTACCAACACTGTCTGGCGTCGGCTACAGCGTGGCAATTTCGTCACCTCTTATCGCCGTTGAGGCTCCCTCGTATCGAGGCAGCAGATGGACCGAAAGCACCATCGGACCTCTCTCTACCGATGTCAGTTCTTTGTCCGTCCTCATCTCTCGACTGGTGTTggacagcagcgtcgctaACCCCGAGATCAGCGCAGCAGGACAAACGGCACGCGTCTCTATTGCACTCGatgaggagcaggaggaaaGTCAGCAACGCCCGGTGAATGACTGCGGCGACGCTTGCCGTGCGCCAAGCGATCATGCAGGTGGGttcacggcggcggcgcatgaTCCACTGCACCGCGGTTCCGCCGCCGATgtggagagcagcagggggGCCTCTGCCACGAGTGCGCTCTCCGGACTTGTGGAACCCCAGGTGGGTGGTTTACAAGATGCGGTGCTAGAGCAGTTTCCCTTCTGCAGTGTGTCGCTCACCTCGAAGGCCGAGATggctgcctcctcgccggATGCGCCAATGTCTGTGCTGGCTGTTGAATCAAGCGCAAACACAGCGCACGTGGAAGAGGGTGCCCAGGACACCGACGCCTCTACCGCCCACGCTGACTTTCTGCAGCTCGACCCAGCATTTGCCGTAACCGACGCGCGAGCTGTTACGCGGGTGGACTACTATGCATCCAGCACACAGGCGATCGGTGCTGTTCCTCTCCAGACTCGACTCCAGAACTTGTACacggtgccgtcgccgcagGTGCTAGATCGCTTGAAAGATCAGCTGGCACCACCTTCTTTGTCTCCGTCGTCGTCAACAGCAGAACGGGAGCCCGTCACCTCTCATGGGCTGTGGGGTGAGCGGCCGCGACCGATTAGCTTCTCTCGTTCGGTCGGAAGCAGCGGTTCTGCACAGGAGGAGATTCGGCGCGAGCACGAggcgaggcgcagctgcggcgcgctCCTTACTGGCCTGCAGATCGATGAcagagacagcagcgcgagctTGTTGACTTCGTCCCTGGCTTTGGTGAAAGGGCACTACGTGGAGGCGCGCACTGAATCTGCTCTATCCCTGCTGCGATGGCAGGCGCTTGAAGGTCTGCGGCGACGACTTATCATGTACTGA
- a CDS encoding hypothetical protein (TriTrypDB/GeneDB-style sysID: LpmP.32.2010), whose translation MAIIAQSFSDHYAELVTRVPTYTELLLHVQRREVGERKALEERCRMAFQDVLHVAAVMIADNKALARGGALARRNRFELTLYKKETSVWFEAVPPRQVALPTGRPSRAFPYAAFAELQQEERELRQWGYGVERRLREHIEEVCSRTWFFLNLLTDTMARETLSRQRLEYEEDEVFTSVKQRFFRAVPADYYRHLVITRYGPTTPAVEPVRDLGFEEIEEDARAMLMAEEEASRTSVFQYLQGVYDMQLFALNHCEVISRYELEEEERNTLFPLVAQCCREDFGILFYYVPALALHFSSSQPCMRALCLAQLQEAPRRTAAVKARFSWVPAHTLAGVDSDLDDQAARDEMDEGMEVGAEVTDDDTGGYDDSINSPSPPLERMVTAPGTSSVVFEPEIGTSEASGLETLQEKLEMATPPTAEDVVVPCADEEPTPVTVVSVTLGANDAPQHVPYAYTTEEVIMPVLYAYEKMEAQFPVTYTYEEAQAVPEDAFTAASSHESSTCILTPQPPQCAIYTNFEVFPGDPFAWSPQNGKKS comes from the coding sequence ATGGCGATTATCGCTCAGAGCTTCTCGGACCACTACGCGGAGCTTGTCACTCGCGTGCCGACCTACACGGAGTTGTTGCTTCATGTGCAGCGGCGAGAGGTCGGCGAGCGCAAGGCGCTTGAGGAGAGGTGCCGAATGGCCTTCCAAGATGTCCTTCACGTCGCTGCGGTGATGATCGCCGACAACAAAGCACTTGCGAGGGGAGGTGCGCTGGCTCGCCGAAATCGCTTTGAATTGACGCTCTACAAAAAGGAGACGTCTGTCTGGTTCGaggcagtgccgccgcggcaggtGGCCCTGCCCACAGGTCGCCCGTCTCGCGCTTTTCCATACGCTGCCTttgcggagctgcagcaagaggagcgggagctgcggcagtggggcTACGGTGTGGAGCGTCGCCTTCGCGAGCACATCGAAGAAGTGTGCAGCCGTACGTGGTTTTTCCTCAACCTTCTAACGGACACGATGGCGAGGGAAACCTTGTCCCGGCAGCGGCTGGAGTacgaggaggatgaagtCTTCACTTCAGTCAAGCAGCGCTTTTTCCGTGCAGTGCCTGCTGACTACTACCGCCACCTCGTGATCACACGCTACGGCCCAACGACCCCTGCGGTAGAGCCGGTGAGGGACCTGGGCTTTGAGGAGATTGAAGAGGATGCACGCGCCATGCTcatggcggaggaggaggcctcTCGAACGTCTGTGTTTCAGTATCTGCAAGGCGTGTACGACATGCAGCTCTTTGCGCTGAACCACTGCGAGGTCATCAGCCGCTACGagctggaagaggaggaacgCAACACGCTCTTTCCACTTGTcgcgcagtgctgccgcgAAGACTTTGGCATTCTATTTTACTATGTCCCTGCACTTGCGCTGCATTTCAGTTCGTCGCAgccgtgcatgcgtgcgctCTGTCTTGCCCAGCTGCAAGAGGCGCCGAGGCGGACGGCGGCCGTCAAGGCGCGCTTCTCCTGGGTACCTGCCCACACGCTCGCCGGTGTGGACAGCGATCTCGACGACCAGGCGGCTCGGGACGAGATGGACGAGGGTATGGAGGTAGGGGCGGAGGTGACCGACGACGACACAGGCGGCTACGACGACTCCATCAAttcaccgtcgccgccgctggagaGGATGGTGACTGCACCTGGGACTTCTTCCGTGGTGTTCGAGCCGGAGATTGGCACCTCAGAGGCATCTGGGCTGGAGACACTGCAGGAGAAATTGGAGATGGCGACACCGCCGACGGCGGAGGATGTTGTCGTACCGTGCGCTGACGAGGAGCCGACGCCGGTCACAGTGGTGAGTGTAACACTGGGGGCGAATGACGCCCCGCAGCACGTGCCCTATGCATACACGACTGAGGAGGTCATCATGCCTGTGCTCTACGCCTATGAGAAGATGGAGGCACAATTTCCTGTCACCTACACGTACGAGGAGGCTCAGGCAGTGCCGGAGGATGCTTTCACTGCTGCTTCCTCTCACGAGAGCTCCACGTGCATACTAacgccgcagccaccgcagtGCGCTATCTACACCAATTTCGAAGTGTTTCCTGGTGACCCGTTCGCCTGGTCTCCTCAGAACGGAAAGAAGTCGTAG
- a CDS encoding hypothetical protein (TriTrypDB/GeneDB-style sysID: LpmP.32.2020): MRLFGMPKGFPDTTAAGFQRFFYLSLTSSFVSNFASSIGYQSLLSGFFLGSSPQLWMLKDLAPALLAAYMANQVVSYENRPKFWFVVSVLMNNIMVMSDMLIPSVVPNHLLAAAIVTSTVKQSSALMYFVARASTLQHYAINNNLAELTKKFNSFGMVSYTIATALGILYCTYIASFTMQLFTVAVCCAANMLLSSRMMMPISFRLLNFDTMKLLLRAFIMEKRRIMTPEEISDLLGVRMLPLPALKKAGIALDVATHLVYISPPVDKLLIRSDTLEEDVLYVNNDHTFMLAMWKPAFLPLTLRECWERYEFPVLPHFFRIGSRRRRSQEVLDMEEKFHGQRLVLLVHQKCTAKQLITAHLIMYTAVLRHAATEVNLRRFLRKCHGEQELWQTCGEELRKMLQAAGWDVQLPILDHHSFRLSELILPPSMRGAQVGGGG, from the coding sequence ATGCGACTCTTCGGTATGCCTAAAGGCTTCCCGGACACAACCGCTGCTGGGTTTCAGCGGTTTTTCTACCTGTCGCTAACAAGTTCCTTTGTGTCTAACTTCGCTTCCTCGATCGGGTATCAGTCGCTGCTCAGCGGCTTCTTCCTCGGTTCCTCGCCGCAGTTGTGGATGCTCAAGGATCTCGCCCCTGCCCTGCTCGCGGCCTATATGGCGAATCAAGTCGTCTCCTACGAGAATCGACCAAAGTTCTGGTTTGTCGTGAGCGTCTTGATGAACAACATTATGGTCATGTCCGACATGCTGATTCCGTCAGTGGTACCgaaccacctcctcgccgctgctatCGTCACCTCGACCGTAAAGCAGTCCTCGGCGCTCATGTACTTTGTGGCGCGCGCCTCGACACTTCAGCACTACGCCATCAACAACAACCTCGCCGAGCTGACGAAGAAGTTCAACTCCTTCGGCATGGTATCCTACACAATCGCGACGGCACTCGGTATCCTGTACTGCACCTACATTGCTAGTTTCACGATGCAGCTCTTCACTGTCGCCGTCTGCTGTGCAGCGAAcatgcttctctcctccagGATGATGATGCCCATCTCGTTTCGTTTGCTCAACTTCGACACGATGAAACTTCTGCTGCGCGCCTTTATCATGGAGAAGCGTCGCATCATGACACCGGAGGAGATATCCGACCTGCTTGGGGTGCGCATGTTGCCGTTGCCGGCGCTCAAGAAGGCGGGCATCGCGCTTGATGTGGCCACGCACCTCGTGTACATCAGCCCTCCAGTGGACAAGCTGCTGATTCGCTCTgacacgctggaggaggatgtACTGTATGTAAATAACGATCATACGTTCATGCTGGCCATGTGGAAGCCTGCCTTTCTGCCGCTCACGCTACGAGAATGCTGGGAACGCTACGAGTTTCCCGTGTTGCCGCACTTCTTCCGGATTGGTagccggcggcgccgctcacAGGAGGTTCTCGACATGGAGGAGAAATTCCATGGTCAGCGTCTGGTGCTCTTGGTGCATCAGAAGTGCACCGCAAAGCAGCTGATTACGGCGCATCTCATCATGTACaccgcggtgctgcggcacgcaGCCACAGAAGTGAACCTGCGTCGCTTCCTGCGCAAGTGCCATGGTGAGCAAGAACTTTGGCAAACCTGTGGGGAGGAGCTCAGGAAGATGCTACAGGCTGCTGGCTGGGACGTCCAGCTGCCGATCTTGGACCACCACAGCTTCCGCTTGTCGGAGCTCATTTTGCCGCCCTCCATGCGCGGAGCGCAGGTGGGCGGAGGAGGTTAG